A window of the Gemmatirosa kalamazoonensis genome harbors these coding sequences:
- a CDS encoding AAA family ATPase: MRTEPDARDRIAAVRLRRFRGATGDTEISLDASRPLVLLFGENGAGKSSLVDAIDAVCNASRGSIDDRSSTNAKHLVAAGARVEDVEVAVRTGRGEWSAVLKGDRVVGVPAWSGPPVHVLRRAGLVRLVDAQPSERYAVIERFIDVAQVESCEASLAAAARDAANAAKSLDGALAQAERALEEMWIAAERPSESAEAWARAQDAAQLDALHAQSERANAVARAAERLQHDDATLADASRRVEQAQAAVDDARAALDRLERAGTTRELAVVLREVYALLGPDAEACPVCERAVDAAALRARLAERLARVEELAGAAARLESAERDAATARASIAATHARRAGSACALAGLLTVDRLDAPVRDAATRLRDAAAATAADDDVAALAERAAALRDLAVGRAGKLQRQIGRADAVRAAYDQVVARRDELHDARAAHDRLQAVLLLVRRERTAFVQETLDAIRDECNRLYEALHPEEGLRIGRLRLDEKRRRSLHQDAAFGALADVPPQAYFSESHLDTLGFCFWLAATKYASRGGAPPIVVLDDVLASVDAAHAARLLALLAAESASFTQLVVATHQRAWPDAVRAGDAARVVDLVELGAWTPEAGIRRA; the protein is encoded by the coding sequence GTGCGCACTGAGCCCGACGCCCGCGACCGCATCGCCGCGGTGCGCCTCCGCCGCTTCCGCGGCGCCACGGGCGACACCGAGATCTCGCTCGACGCGTCGCGTCCGCTCGTGCTGCTGTTCGGCGAGAACGGCGCCGGCAAGTCGTCGCTCGTCGACGCGATCGACGCGGTGTGCAACGCGAGCCGCGGATCGATCGACGATCGCAGCTCGACGAACGCGAAGCACCTCGTCGCCGCGGGCGCACGCGTGGAGGACGTGGAGGTCGCGGTCCGCACCGGCCGCGGCGAGTGGAGCGCGGTGCTGAAGGGCGACCGGGTCGTCGGCGTGCCGGCGTGGAGCGGCCCGCCGGTGCACGTGCTGCGGCGCGCGGGGCTCGTACGCCTCGTCGACGCGCAGCCGAGCGAGCGATACGCGGTGATCGAGCGGTTCATCGACGTCGCGCAGGTCGAGTCGTGCGAGGCGTCGCTCGCTGCCGCCGCGCGCGACGCGGCGAACGCCGCGAAGTCGCTCGACGGCGCGCTCGCGCAGGCGGAGCGTGCACTCGAAGAGATGTGGATCGCCGCCGAGCGCCCGTCGGAGTCCGCGGAAGCGTGGGCGCGGGCGCAGGACGCCGCGCAGCTCGACGCGCTGCACGCGCAGTCCGAGCGCGCGAACGCGGTGGCTCGCGCCGCCGAGCGCTTGCAGCACGACGACGCGACGCTCGCCGACGCGTCGCGCCGTGTCGAGCAGGCGCAGGCCGCGGTGGACGACGCGCGCGCGGCGCTCGATCGGCTCGAGCGCGCCGGCACGACGCGCGAGCTGGCGGTGGTGCTGCGCGAGGTGTACGCGCTCCTCGGCCCCGATGCCGAGGCGTGTCCGGTGTGCGAGCGCGCGGTGGACGCCGCGGCGCTGCGCGCGCGGCTCGCCGAGCGGCTCGCGCGCGTGGAGGAGCTCGCGGGCGCGGCGGCGCGCCTCGAGAGCGCGGAGCGTGACGCGGCGACGGCGCGCGCGTCGATCGCGGCGACACACGCGCGGCGCGCGGGGTCGGCATGCGCGCTGGCCGGGCTGCTCACGGTGGACCGGCTCGACGCACCCGTGCGCGATGCCGCGACGCGACTGCGCGACGCGGCCGCGGCGACGGCGGCGGACGACGACGTGGCCGCGCTGGCAGAGCGGGCGGCGGCGCTGCGCGACCTCGCGGTGGGCCGCGCGGGGAAGCTGCAGCGGCAGATCGGCCGCGCGGACGCGGTGCGCGCGGCGTACGATCAGGTGGTGGCGCGTCGCGACGAGCTGCACGACGCGCGCGCGGCCCACGATCGGCTGCAGGCGGTGCTGCTGCTCGTGCGCCGCGAGCGCACCGCGTTCGTGCAGGAGACGCTCGACGCGATCCGCGACGAGTGCAACCGCCTGTACGAGGCGCTCCACCCCGAGGAAGGGCTGCGGATCGGCCGTCTGCGGCTCGACGAGAAGCGGCGCCGCTCGCTGCACCAGGACGCGGCGTTCGGCGCGCTCGCCGACGTGCCGCCGCAGGCGTACTTCAGCGAGTCGCACCTCGACACGCTCGGCTTCTGCTTCTGGCTCGCGGCGACGAAGTACGCGTCGCGCGGCGGGGCGCCGCCGATCGTCGTGCTGGACGACGTGCTCGCGTCGGTGGATGCGGCGCACGCCGCCCGGCTGCTCGCGCTGCTCGCGGCGGAGAGCGCGTCGTTCACGCAGCTCGTCGTCGCCACGCACCAGC